A region from the Corticium candelabrum chromosome 14, ooCorCand1.1, whole genome shotgun sequence genome encodes:
- the LOC134190359 gene encoding uncharacterized protein LOC134190359: MERQRSSGSLEMVTIVRGTQELPMRVTDVNSSRLSRVFKVDVVYLEREDGQEPAVFPQTGGRFDNLTGGRRYRLHGDKIEDGKPFTSSPSYAQLQPILGLASERTASSSTTTTPVPGTHWTAVPPSSSWSAFKSVAPSSRKQKAAASARDLKKSVDLCSLEVVNNRLQLGDVRSTTFIRVAENDVCLSNMTDLVQARFQSVMPLDDRILLVDNRAVPFADDEGTRDVDFWKAPARRICAVMQSDLDAMKVYLDAMRETPVSRKRRASTSASELQARSSTSSPATKVWHKLDGDIHDIQTQLDAIESNVERLHDRLENVDDKLDESISLAQSRFDSRRSRSTKLATMTMKLLGCRICHLFPRTPVSITTCCRQWLGCEACFTKLSASRCPLCNAGWTAEKSCVTVRGLEGLRPMAQELRKHLGSNVVHDENSSSSESDLPPFARPPSSARSATATAAAGADDDNGGPSAASPVLLD, from the exons ATGGAAAGACAACGCTCTAGTGGATCGCTGGAGATGGTGACAATTGTTCGAGGGACGCAAGAGCTGCCAATGCGCGTGACGGACGTAAACAGCTCGAGACTATCGCGCGTTTTCAAG GTAGACGTCGTCTACCTAGAAAGAGAGGACGGTCAAGAGCCAGCGGTTTTCCCTCAGACAGGAGGACGCTTCGACAATCTGACAGGCGGTCGTCGATACCGGTTGCACGGTGATAAAATTGAAGACGGAAAACCGTTTACTTCATCACCAAGCTACGCTCAACTACAACCCATTCTTGGATTAGCAAGTGAGCGCACCGCCTCTAGCAGTACAACTACGACGCCTGTACCGGGCACCCATTGGACGGCTGTGCCGCCAAGCTCGTCGTGGTCTGCGTTCAAATCAGTGGCACCCAGCAGCCGTAAACAAAAAGCGGCAGCAAGCGCCAGAGATCTAAAAAAGTCTGTAGATTTGTGCTCCCTAGAAGTGGTAAACAACAGACTGCAACTGGGAGACGTCCGTTCAACTACGTTTATTCGGGTAGCGGAAAACGATGTCTGTTTGAGCAACATGACGGACCTAGTGCAAGCTAGATTCCAGTCCGTCATGCCTCTAGACGACAGGATTTTGCTGGTCGACAATCGTGCTGTTCCGTTTGCAGACGATGAAGGCACCAGAG ACGTTGATTTCTGGAAGGCACCTGCGCGACGAATATGCGCTGTAATGCAGTCTGACCTAGACGCAATGAAGGTCTACCTAGATGCCATGCGGGAGACCCCCGTCAGCAGAAAGAGAAGGGCGTCGACTTCAGCCAGTGAGCTGCAAGCAAGGTCAAGTACTTCTTCACCTGCTACTAAAGTCTGGCACAAACTAGACGGAGACATCCACGACATACAAACCCAGTTAGATGCCATAGAGTCCAACGTCGAAAGACTTCACGACAGACTAGAGAACGTCGACGATAAATTAGACGAATCTATTTCTTTGGCACAAAGTCGATTCGACTCAAGGCGATCACGCTCGACAAAGCTGGCAACGATGACGATGAAACTACTGGGATGCCGTATATGCCACCTGTTCCCCAGGACGCCAGTCAGCATAACTACTTGCTGCCGTCAGTGGCTAGGGTGTGAAGCTTGTTTTACCAAGCTCTCGGCAAGTCGGTGTCCTTTGTGCAACGCCGGCTGGACTGCTGAAAAAAGTTGCGTAACAGTGAGGGGCTTGGAGGGGCTGAGACCCATGGCACAGGAACTTAGGAAGCATCTTGGCAGCAACGTGGTTCATGATGAGAATTCTAGCTCCTCCGAGTCCGACCTCCCGCCTTTTGCACGACCTCCATCCTCGGCGAGGTCGGCAACTGCTACTGCTGCAGCTGGtgctgatgatgacaatgGTGGCCCCAGTGCAGCGAGTCCAGTCCTGCTTGACTAG